The region AATAAGTAGAGACCATCTGATAACACTCAGGGATCAGTTTCCTCGAAAGTTCGTCGTAATCATGTGTATATGtgcacattaatttttgaagaGATATCATGAGGTCTGGTCAGGGAAAGTAGAATGTATGAGCGGTCTATGACCAGATATCATGTTCACAGTCGTCAGTCTACTAACATTGACCTTCTTTCACATAAGGAAGGGACATGTGGCGAGGTTTTTCTTAGTTCTCAAATAATGTCAGAATATAAATGGTAAACGGCTTAGCGTTCACTTGCTATTGTTGCAAAAATATACTCGGATGCCCATTCTGTCACATCAATCAGAGAGACAGAAGCTGCGTTCACATTGAAGCCGAAACAAGATTAGAGTTAACATGtttccaacctcgttcccaggttTTAATCTCCCTACCCCAAAGGGGGCGATagaagaaagaccctggttcaggctggtcacgtgcCTCCCAAAAACTTCTTCCCACGTtccctttggggtggggagacGAAAGACCTTGGGAAAGAGGTTGAACATGTTTTCGTCTAAATATATTTGTTATTGCATTGTTGACATCAAATGTCAGTTTCAAACACGTTTAAACTTTCTTGCATGGCTGTGTAATTTACGCTGATGATAAAACAggaattttccatgtattAGAAATGCGGATTGGAATGAATGATTTTTTAGCGCCgcttaagcagcagcgagaaaggcctgaaaaattcaggattggaatgaatgaatgcgCTTAAAAACACacgatcaaattcattcattccaatccGTATCTTCGGTACAAGATACTCCGTTTTCGACAAGCTCAGCAATTTATGGCGCTTGTTGGATTGAGTTTTTGCTATTTCCCAAGGACTTGCGAGAGCTGCGTACTCGCACTATTTGCCATAGGCACTCGCTTCCTCTCCCCACCCATCCGCATCCATCATTTCGAACGTGTTTAGTATGATTATGATTGAAACGACCTCGCAAGGTTGTTTCAATCATGCTCAAAATAATGTTTCAACCATGATTCGCGCAATGCACTGTCTGATGTGAACACTTACCATAACAAAACATGTTTCACTCTTGAGTTTATCAGACTAGTCATGTTGCGGCCTAGTGTGAACATAGCTAAAGACAGTCAGTCGGGACGGGACGAAGACAAATTAATGAGCAAACTTGGGCCAATCAAGATTTTTCCTGTGATGTTTTCGTCCCGACTAACTGCCCAGGCTGTCGATGGTGCACAACAGCAAGGACAACTACAACACTTTATTTACTCTTTCCACTTGATATACATAATTTGCAAAACTTGTAATTAAAATACTAGATGTTACATCTGATGTAGAAAAAGACATTTATACATTAGCATAAAAGCATGGTTTTGCTTCGTCTGAACTTTTTGTATATAGGTCTTGTTAGTGCTGCCCCAGGCTAACCAGCAGGAAGACGGCATAAGATATTAAACTACTGGggattagtatttaccaaatcagtggatagcaattttcgcgcattttgattggctcccgtaattcggaatatccttggatattcactgttttgctaacggagagaaaaatggcgcgtcgtttcgcgaaagtttcagaagaagaaattgaagaagcgttttttgattcatctgatttggtaaatacttggcgtctcggtatatacaCCACcattcaccgaccctgaggtggatagttgtatattatgcAAGGCTGTTTACAGCTGATGTATAATTTAAATTGTACGAAAATAAGAGGCCAACTTTAACAACGCATTGTCTCTTTAATCACTTTTTCAACAAACGAATACAGAACTGAACGGTAACAGGGGTGACTAGTGCGCTGACCAACCGCAGGCTTACGTCTTTGAATGAACGGATCGCCTCAACTTGAAAAGTAAATAACTCAAGCATATAACGCATGATATCGAGGGAGGGAAGGGTGGGGCTGCATCGTAAAATCTCGCCTCCTATTTTTCGTATAACCTAAGTAAGAGCAAGCAAGCCCACCACCAATTTGTTTGATCATGAAAGCTTCAGAGACGGTAGATTGTTCGGGGCCAAAGCGGAAATAAATTGCACAATTTGAGAAACCTGCCACGTTGTTGCATAGTGAGGTTGGGGTGGACGAAGTTGGAACACTCCCTTAAGCATTTGACAAACGAACGGATGCGAAGGAGCCATAAGGAGGATATCGATATACGTAATGAGGCGAATTCTCCTTTGCCTCAGTATTGACAGTACTGGTTTCAGAAGTTTGGCAAATACCCGGGAAGCATTGGCTACACCGAAGGGTAGACTTGCAAACTCTAGCAGAGAACCCTTCCACAATAACAGAAGGCATTTCTGGTCGTTCTTCCACACCGGCACTGTGAGATATGCATTCTTCAGGTCTATTTTTGCAATATAATCTCCTTTTCTTAGCAGATCCTTCAGCATGTGAATAGACTCCATTTTTTGTGTTCGTATGGGATGAAACTGTTGAGAGGTTTTAGATTTATGATCGGTCTGTGAGCCCCGTCCTTCTTTgggacaacaaaattaataaggaGCTGAGGAACCCCGGTTGTTGGGAAGGGCTGGATTGAGCATAATGAACTACTCCTTTTGAGAGTAGCTCTTGAACTTCCTGGTCTATTATAATTTGGTCTGCTTGTGAACATGAGGGGGTTTTGCACAGGAGGCCGTTCCTGGACGGGATTGTCTTAAAACTGTATCTGGTATCCCGAGACTAATTGAAGAACCCAAGGATTCCCTGTGATCTGTTCCGAAGCAGGTAGAAAATGTTGCCACCGGTCAGCTGATGCCAGGTCGGGAAAATGTAACAAATGTGCGAACATACCTGAATGTAGGTGGGTTGGGCGAGAAGGGCTTActgctgatgttgttggtttGGCTGAAAATGACCCCGGGGGGTTTAGTTGTGTGCTCTGCCTCGGCCCCGGAATAAGGGGTTGAAGATCGGAGTTCTTGTACTGGGCGGTAGAATCCTTGGAATCCCCGATATTGTCCCCGGAATCGCACTTGGAATCTCCGAGGGGAAGAACCACGAAAAAACTGCTTGCCTGCTTTTTTGGCTTGATGTACTGTCTTAGCCGTTTCTGACTGTAATTTAAGTCGGGGCTCAAACCCATCACCAAATAGTTGCTTGGCAGCATCTGGAAATTCGTCCTTGCCCAGAGAGGAAAGAACTGGGTTAAGCTTTGTTAGCACTTGCTCACGACAGTTCGCGGGTAGCTGAGCAGAGATATCACCGGCTAGCATAACAGACTTCTTCACGCAGTTGAACTTTCGAACACTGACCTGTGGCCTTATCAAGGGTGATTGCACCCTGACCCATTGACTTGTATATCATTGCACATTTCTCATACAACGTGCAAAGACGTCCAAGAACATCGAATAGTTTGTCTTGGATATCTCGTAGGGAGTTACCAGGAATCTTAACGCCTGAGATCATGGAAATAATGGTAATTATCCAGTGTGTAGGGTGAGGTAATTATTCGTGGGAGTGAAGGATGCAACAGAAGCTGGCCTCGGAAATTCCTTTAGAATTTATCTGCGTTCGAAAAGTTGTAGGGGTTTTACAATGGCTTAAGTAAAGCGTCAAGTTCTTTACTTCACTCGGGTCCCAGTGTGAGTTGGGAGAAAAAAGCCCGTCAAGATCCGTCACCCTCGTCGGCCGAGGGATCATCAAGGCGAGAATGTTTTGTCTGATTGTGATTGTTTTCGTCATTGTTACTGACCTCGATAGGCAGAGGTCTTTAATGGTCTCACACCATCTGATTCATAGACAAGGTGGTGGGTTTTTCTGCCGGTTGGCCAACAGGCGCTGCGGCTCCCTTATCTTTCGATTGAGCCGCAGCGTGGTTCGGCGAGTCTGGACAAAATCGCTAGTGAAAGCGCAAAAATAATCGACTGGTCGGCTACCAGTGATTCCGGAGAAGATGGATCCTCTTTACTTACTTTATCCTTAGGATTgactttgattttcttttccagcCCTCTTGCGAGAGGGTGAACGAAAAATACGTGAGCCTGCGGTGGGTCAACGGTGACTAGTCACCATCGTTACCATTCAGTTTTGCTTTTAGTTCACTAATAGTTAGTAGAACTATGGTTCACAGTATTCGGGGTTTCGACAAAACAGTGACCCCCGGTCAACTGACCCCCCCTACTGACCCCCTATGAAATCaatgggaaaatgaaaaatagccCAGAACTATCAATTGGACCCGATTCAAGTTCATCAATAAATTTAGCTCACCTGAAACTTCCAAAATGCGGCGGTCGCGTTGCAGATTTCCGACTCCCTTCTCATTTGACTGAAGGatttgtcaaggaaaatcGAGCACAGAATAAGTTGGAATACCAGCAAACATGGTATTTATACTCGCTAGAAAATTAAGCAATAAAAATAGGTAGGAAATTCTGGGAAATTAACACGCACGCAACTAGCCGCGAGCGATACGCACACTATTACATCAACCGGAAGTTTAGTCGATgccttgttgtttgttgtagATGCCTGTGTCGCTCACAAGTATGTAGCCATTGCTAGCACAAACAAAGCTATGTAAGATTAAAGTGTACTGTGAGCCAACTCGTGAATTGGACAGAtgaattaatttatctttGGGATTGTTTTATGTTGTCTGGTTTAGGGAATTTTGTGGTGATTGTTCTATTTAGAGTACGAGCAGTAGTTCAGTGTTCGCTAATAATGtaccaaagaaacaaagcaaCATTAGGATAATTATAAGAAGgtattacaaaagaaatgatcttgctatttcatttgaaaagagTGGTGATGTCATgtgttaacaacgtcaaaaacccattaaccccttaactgccgaatgagcgctcagggcacttataaattttactctgtctaacgccagacgattttactcgtcaatggggaaccccttagacgggaaagggttaaaaacatttatcatttttgtttctggttcaaaagaaaaagctggTAGTAAATGTGGGggaaaagtgaaattttctgTCTAGCGttgtaaatattaaaaaatcaagtcAATAGTGTACCAATGAAAAcagagggtggcaaagggtttatgcgtgacgcgtgataagggctaaaacttgaacgtgaagcgtgaaagttacttaaaaagaaacgtgattcgtgaatacctgaacgcatgtgacgcgtgatttatttcatgaggtatgcgtgattcgtgaattatttgtgtttggtcTTGAAAATGTCGTTTCCCTGAGGTTTCCCTGACAATGACTAACTcaaaacgtgacgcgtgaattttgttaaaatttgtgcgtgaaacggGATCACGATCCCCCTTTTGCCACCCTCAAAACAATGATTCGCTCTTTATCAATTAAATGTAGTTTCACGCGTATGCGTGTATAAGGCCTTTGTTATTGATACACAGGTTTACTTCGAGACACGTTACTTTCAATGTTACAACAAAAAGCAAATCAGCAAATGAAAAGCGAGTTTGGTTTCACTAGAAGCTGAACATCGACGGTACGGAAAATTTTCTCGGGGCTTTGACTAAAAGCTTTTTGAACATGATTATAGTACTGGTCCCCgttgttcaaaggatggaAATATCCAGCGGATAAATACTACCGAAACCAAATACTTCACATACACTGTTAAGTGTATGAGTGATGTTCAAGGACTTGATTTACGACTATTTATGGCCAAAGAAGCACACTGGACTCTAAGAATAATTTCTGGAGTGTCacatttgctttctttttttttcctgcaaaatGAGTAACAATTACCCTTCACCAGTGCGTAAGGTcagaactgaaaacaaacacTACATTAATAATGCCGATACGGAAAACAGATTTAacttttaaagaaacaaacagaCCAGTGACTAATGCAGATACGTAATGGCAACCTGTCGAGTTGAAGATTGCAAGATGTGGTTTATTTCTATTCTATAGCTAGTAGAATGTTTATGATGTAATCCGCATCTAATCGGTcgtgctttcaaatcaagcgcacgccctgggtggcgcaattgatggcgcaatttttccctgatcaGGTGATACGCGTATGTTTCaagtatattattaataagtaatcacatggtttttcttgtgcaatttggaataaataagcacttgtaaaattttcaaagccccaaattttgttagtctttgaaaaatttactcgggcttatttattccaaattgcactctaaatcatgtgattacctatccaggtgatctggtgatgtaatttggaggactgggaagaaaaattttaacgccgtatcccacaaccgcgcgcggccgtAGGTGTTGTTTCAAAACTCCCTGCagtatttccatcgccaaaactcaacagatcattccgtgtctaccacatttcctgttactgaatgaacattcaagtagacgcgaggagctctaacctcgcctctgccatgttgaattcgaaaataaggccgcgcacggttgtgggatacggcgttaaaatttttcaccCCAGTCCTCctaattacgtcaccagatcacctggtacTACTAACGCTTCATAAACGGAAGTCATGCAATCTCCAACAGGACAGGCAACATACGAAATAGTGGgtacaaaagaaacaaaagtgaaCTAAAATTTACATTTCTACCTGagaaaattttgtcattgaGAAGAGAACAAAACCTCAACCTAAGTCTTTTGACTACGAGTTTGGATAATAAAGttcttattattgttattttgtttcatttttttatgaattgACATTTCAGGTTGTAAAGTTCTTTACAAGTCTTTAGTACTGCGGGAGTATAACTAGAATGATCACACATTTCGTTTCGTGGCCTTAGCCCCCTGGTCGATTATACAGGGGGACCATGGAGAGTAAGATTCGAGGTTTTGTTTACTTCTCAAATTTAATTTGCGTGACATATTGTGATCTCGCGTGCTTTAGACATTTATGGCTTGTTTAAGATGGTATTCGATTGTTTgtgggtggttgtagatgtttttgaggtggttgtagatggttgttgattttttcgagatggttgtaggtggttgtagatggtttTAGGTGGTTTTAGATGGTtttaggtggttgtaggtcgttccttcttttagtaactacgaACTTTTGTAAGCCAGATGAACTTGAATAATCGACAAATGATAGCAGAAAcgtgaagttacattttcagattaCGTTCCCGTGGTCGTCAGCGTCAtcctttgcttaagctccttatTGACTGCAAGCCTTTTTCTCAACATGGCAAATAGTTTAGATCTCTAAGAACGCTTGAaaccgtttttgtttttaagactGTTAAAGCAGATTCAATCCTGAACTTGCCTGTTGCCAGTAACAGGGCAACTGGAACCACTTTTTTAACTAAAGAGCTTTTTACAACATGCTCTGATATCGGCCTGGTAAGAACGTTATCAACTTCATCTGTACGGTATACTGACTGAAGAACACAGTGCAGCGACTTTTGTTGACTCACTCGTGCAAATTTGGATACTATAGACACTGCTCGGTGGAACAGCTTACTGTTACTAACTTTAAGATCAATCATAGCATTTCCCACAACTTTGCCCTTTAATACATGAGCACCAGTTGAAACTGCATTTAGAACCAACTTAGTGAAGAGTTCTGTCTGACATTCCTGAACAAAGTTGGCCAATTCTGGTTCCAGAAACTGTTCAACTTTGGATGGTTGattaaaagaaacagaatATTTCAGGAAGAGATTGCTCAGGCTCTTCTGCCCTTCACAAAATATGCCAACTATGTGTGCTTGTCTTCCATCAACAAGCTGGAAAAGCCTTACAACTTCTTCCGTATCTTTAACACctggacaaagaaaaatgattgtaTCGTGTGATGTAAGTTTTGTCAGGAACATGCATCTAAAATCTTCCAGTGAGATAGGTAGCTTCCTTGAGTCAGCCATGACCATCTCTCCATGACTGTTCTTTAGAAATCTGTAACCACCTTGTAAAAATCCCCTGAAATCATCATAGTTGGCACTAAATGTGGGAACACATTCAGAAGCATCCAAAAGTCCCATTAACCCTGGAAAACCCCATCCAAGGTAATACACGTGACCATTACTCTGCAAACTTTGTGCTCCAAGCTCAACAGCTCTTGATATATTTGTAGACTCATGATATGTTGATGAACatgtttcattgaaaattgcaagaagTTTGAGAAGAATGTTGATTGGAgttgattttgaattcttcaGAGTGATGTGGGCATGTAACAGTATGGattccaaaataatttttgtggCACTTCCTCCTTTCAAACGAGTTGAACCAGTGATAGCTTCTGGACCAATAACTGGATTAAGAATAACTCCTTTGTTGTAATCTGTTTTCATTAAAAGAATTGATGCatttaacaaaattttaatgaataCAATACTTCTGAGAAAGAGGAGACCTCATGATATGATAATACTTTATTTGAATGAGTACAAGTAGGTTAATAACTAGCAACTTAACCATGGGCTGATGTGGACCTACTATAAAAATGAACTGAGGATTGCCAGATTCCATGTCCAGCTTCCTAAATACTAATCAACCCACATTTACAGCTGAGGGAAGGTTTGCTTGCATTTGCTCAGTTGAAGAATTTAATTCGAACCCGAAAACAAATGTGttgaattaaataattttagaccagttttcctttttcattccccttttcgcatgaaattaatttttctaccaAATACGACATgtaacaaaaaacatttcaatacctttgaaataaaaacatcACAGCAAGGAAAATGCtgtgttcaatttttattcccttgtTAATAAGGAAcagaaaattcttttgtttgctgcACTCACttgttctttttctgatgCCTCTCAACTTGGATGTAAGTTATAGGCATACATTTTCCATGAAATAATATCTTTATGCTGTACCagacaaaatttgaattgccaTCTTCATTTGTGCATAAGTCAGCCTCATGGCATCCAAAGTGAACGCccaacaaaattaaatgtttcTTTATTGTAATCCAAATACGAAATTTAATAACactattttttccttgtgtaGTTACCACTACTCTGCGAGTTTATGGCTAAGTTTTCCAAGATGAAGGATTGTTTATGAAGACCTCTTTCAAATactctgcttttcttttggtCTACAAAAGCTCCTTTCTGTGTCAccattaagaaaaaaatgggaaGATTTCATCTTCAACATGGCTTACTTAGGAACAAAGGACAAGTTCCTCCCATGAACTGAAACACTTGTCTCGATCATCACTACATGTTTTGTTACACAAGCTGATAAAGTTGACCAAAGTAAGTTGCATCTTTGGCAGCTTTTGCGggttttgctgcaaaaaattcctacaaataattactattaagAACAATTTTAGCAATCTGAGAGCACTGCAGCAGCCTCAGGGTTTGAAACCCATTCAAGCCTGCCTCATTACTACATGAGGCATTAcaaaactgtgaggatcacACACTTATCAACATCATAAATATGTTGATCTATACCCATCATTTATGGGCTTATAATCAacccacataatgaccagctcccagctTGCTTGAtggctcaactggtagagcactacAACAATAACTTACATTATTACATGGCAAACCCAGACTTAGGCAAACCCCTGTGCTCtca is a window of Acropora palmata chromosome 11, jaAcrPala1.3, whole genome shotgun sequence DNA encoding:
- the LOC141897700 gene encoding glucokinase regulatory protein-like, which gives rise to MAADVGDCLYKESRTAPITEQPNEFARDIDCGCASDIVRTLCQCDSQIFSGWENYPTLYDAKTISSMVKISEWAVEVLENSNDTAIVLSGCGTSGRMAFFLARKFSQLAEAQQMSANYDYLIAGGDVAVLTALEATEDDWRQGREDLEKVSGNKSRVLFIGITCGLSAPYVAAQLDYCMCRPDVFIPVLIGFNPLKQAKQNVIEGWNKSFFQVARSLQDYNKGVILNPVIGPEAITGSTRLKGGSATKIILESILLHAHITLKNSKSTPINILLKLLAIFNETCSSTYHESTNISRAVELGAQSLQSNGHVYYLGWGFPGLMGLLDASECVPTFSANYDDFRGFLQGGYRFLKNSHGEMVMADSRKLPISLEDFRCMFLTKLTSHDTIIFLCPGVKDTEEVVRLFQLVDGRQAHIVGIFCEGQKSLSNLFLKYSVSFNQPSKVEQFLEPELANFVQECQTELFTKLVLNAVSTGAHVLKGKVVGNAMIDLKVSNSKLFHRAVSIVSKFARVSQQKSLHCVLQSVYRTDEVDNVLTRPISEHVVKSSLVKKVVPVALLLATGKFRIESALTVLKTKTVSSVLRDLNYLPC